In Candidatus Defluviilinea proxima, a single genomic region encodes these proteins:
- a CDS encoding AraC family transcriptional regulator: protein MPQTPETKLAYLGFQLLQPNPALKPYVQSYWYFQRKNPLHTYHEEFMNPRGGYGVVFNFGDAVRLGTQMVTDPIFLDGSNTVSRAMGFFGNIDLMGIRFYEGAAFPFLGIPLVELQNEINLLDALDRPSLLQLHGRLQETASLRARICLLENWLFSRLKPGREQNVLIPASLQRLKTSNGLYSIPELARELSISQRQMERIYQTQVGMTPKQYAQLMRVDAARLALKQTDGRSSAEVAANFGFYDQSHFIREFSAVIGISPHAYIKRTRAHTEK from the coding sequence ATGCCCCAAACACCCGAAACCAAATTAGCATATCTTGGCTTTCAACTGCTACAACCCAACCCGGCGTTGAAACCTTACGTGCAGTCGTATTGGTATTTTCAACGAAAGAATCCCCTTCACACCTATCACGAGGAATTTATGAATCCGCGCGGCGGGTATGGGGTGGTTTTCAATTTTGGAGATGCAGTGCGTTTGGGCACACAGATGGTGACAGACCCCATATTCCTGGATGGGTCCAACACAGTTTCGCGCGCCATGGGTTTCTTCGGCAACATAGACTTGATGGGCATTCGGTTCTACGAAGGCGCGGCATTCCCCTTTCTCGGCATTCCGCTCGTTGAATTACAGAACGAGATCAATCTTTTGGATGCGCTGGATAGGCCCAGCCTGTTACAACTGCATGGACGTTTACAAGAGACCGCCTCTCTCCGCGCTCGAATTTGCCTGCTCGAAAATTGGCTTTTCTCCCGTCTGAAACCTGGCAGGGAACAAAATGTGCTCATCCCTGCTTCACTGCAACGACTCAAAACATCGAACGGACTGTACTCGATCCCTGAACTGGCGCGGGAGTTATCGATCAGCCAACGGCAAATGGAACGCATCTACCAAACACAGGTGGGTATGACGCCCAAGCAATACGCCCAACTCATGCGCGTGGACGCCGCCCGCCTCGCCCTTAAACAAACGGATGGCAGATCCTCAGCAGAAGTAGCCGCCAATTTTGGTTTTTACGATCAATCGCACTTCATCCGTGAATTTAGCGCCGTGATCGGCATATCGCCCCACGCCTACATCAAACGCACGCGCGCACATACAGAGAAATAA
- a CDS encoding DJ-1/PfpI family protein, translating into MTKAYTIGIVAFDGVLTAEVVGPAEVFGIAGKQDWFKNAKVLLIGINERPMIVTEEGLQLAVNATIADDLSLDVLLVPGGNDMSPLLENEALNAFIQKQEQDAQWVGSVCAGAFLLGNAGVLDGKQATTWFGGETSLQTQFPAIQVIHDQAVVIDKRRITANGGLVSYRAALILLGQLVGPDHAKEVYETLGMHRLGTWADIEASIVAS; encoded by the coding sequence ATGACAAAAGCTTACACAATTGGGATCGTTGCATTCGATGGAGTATTAACTGCTGAAGTGGTTGGCCCCGCCGAGGTATTTGGCATTGCGGGTAAACAGGATTGGTTCAAGAATGCGAAAGTGCTATTGATCGGGATCAATGAGCGCCCCATGATCGTGACCGAGGAGGGGCTTCAGCTTGCCGTGAACGCCACGATCGCCGATGACCTCTCGCTGGATGTGTTGCTCGTGCCCGGCGGTAATGACATGAGTCCGCTTCTTGAGAATGAAGCGCTGAATGCCTTTATTCAAAAACAAGAGCAGGATGCGCAGTGGGTGGGGAGTGTCTGTGCGGGAGCGTTTCTCTTGGGCAATGCTGGCGTATTGGATGGTAAACAGGCCACCACCTGGTTTGGCGGCGAGACGAGTTTGCAGACTCAGTTCCCCGCAATTCAAGTTATTCACGATCAAGCGGTGGTGATCGACAAGCGCCGCATCACTGCTAACGGAGGGTTGGTCAGTTATCGAGCGGCCTTGATCCTACTCGGACAACTGGTCGGCCCCGATCACGCGAAAGAAGTATACGAAACCCTTGGCATGCACCGCCTTGGCACTTGGGCTGATATCGAAGCGAGCATTGTCGCCTCATGA
- a CDS encoding cupin domain-containing protein yields MYKLMQEKDFELRPGGTVRFEGAPHGSGASFFHVRSEPGKGSSLHKHPYPETWVVRAGKVRFTVGDEQIETDAGHIVVAGANIPHKYTNIGTDILELFCIHPSPQILQEAVAE; encoded by the coding sequence ATGTACAAACTTATGCAAGAAAAAGATTTTGAACTCCGCCCTGGCGGCACTGTGAGATTTGAAGGCGCCCCGCATGGCTCTGGTGCTTCATTCTTCCACGTCAGATCAGAACCGGGCAAGGGGTCTTCCCTGCACAAACATCCCTACCCTGAGACCTGGGTTGTCCGCGCCGGGAAAGTCCGCTTCACTGTAGGGGATGAGCAGATCGAGACCGATGCAGGTCACATCGTTGTAGCTGGAGCGAACATCCCTCACAAATACACCAACATCGGAACCGACATACTCGAACTCTTCTGTATCCACCCTTCACCGCAGATCCTTCAAGAAGCCGTTGCAGAATAA
- a CDS encoding NAD(P)-dependent alcohol dehydrogenase gives MKASVRYKYGSPDGVQLVDMEKPTPNESEVLVKVHAASINSYDWRFVRAVPFLVRTSVGLFKPQDPGLGADFSGIVEAVGSKVTMFKPGDEVFGEVRSGAYTEYVCAPEDALAHKPNNVSFEEAAAAPMAALTALQGLRDTGKIQSGQKVLINGASGGVGTFAVMIAKYYGAEVTGVCSTRNMDMVRSIGADHVIDYTKEDFTKNGKQYDLIYDVAASRSIFDYKRVLAPNGKFVMAGFSTMPHMIHILSLGSLLASKGQQIGMMNTAEVKSDDLAFIAELLGSRKVVPVIDKVYPLSETAKALWHFEKEHARGKIIIKVA, from the coding sequence ATGAAAGCAAGTGTCCGGTATAAGTATGGTTCACCCGATGGTGTTCAACTCGTTGACATGGAGAAGCCCACACCCAACGAATCCGAGGTTCTCGTGAAAGTCCATGCGGCGTCTATCAATTCGTATGACTGGCGTTTTGTAAGAGCAGTGCCTTTCCTTGTTCGCACGAGTGTTGGGTTATTCAAGCCACAAGACCCCGGTCTCGGTGCCGATTTCTCAGGGATCGTGGAAGCGGTTGGAAGCAAGGTTACGATGTTCAAGCCGGGGGACGAGGTATTCGGAGAAGTCAGGTCTGGCGCATACACTGAGTATGTTTGCGCACCGGAAGATGCACTGGCACACAAACCTAACAACGTTTCATTCGAAGAGGCCGCCGCTGCCCCAATGGCCGCATTGACCGCCCTACAAGGCCTCCGCGATACAGGGAAGATCCAGTCCGGGCAGAAGGTTTTGATCAATGGCGCGTCCGGCGGCGTAGGGACTTTTGCGGTGATGATTGCCAAATATTATGGCGCCGAAGTAACTGGGGTATGCAGTACACGGAACATGGACATGGTACGTTCCATCGGCGCAGACCACGTGATCGATTACACCAAAGAAGACTTCACAAAGAACGGGAAACAATACGACTTGATCTACGATGTAGCCGCAAGTCGCTCGATCTTCGACTACAAACGTGTATTGGCTCCCAACGGAAAATTCGTGATGGCAGGTTTCTCCACCATGCCCCACATGATCCATATCCTATCGCTGGGATCGTTATTGGCATCAAAGGGACAGCAGATCGGCATGATGAACACGGCCGAAGTGAAAAGCGATGACCTGGCTTTCATTGCAGAACTTCTCGGATCACGCAAGGTCGTTCCTGTGATTGATAAGGTGTATCCTCTCAGTGAAACTGCGAAAGCGCTCTGGCATTTCGAAAAAGAACATGCTCGCGGGAAGATCATCATCAAAGTAGCCTGA
- a CDS encoding NAD(P)-dependent alcohol dehydrogenase: protein MKAIVYYKYGSPDVLELLAAEKPTPKDNEVLIRVHATTVTAAESMMRKGEPLWGRMIFGFRGPRKKFRILGIELAGEIESVGRKVRRFKKGDQVFGFAGFNIGAYADYICLPEKSSLAVKPANKTYEEAVATVDGATTSLFFLRDKANIQHGQKVLIIGASGSIGVYAVQLAKYFGAEVTGVCSTTNMDLVKSLGADKVIDYTKEDFTKNGETYDIIFDTVGKSSFSHCKVSLKKNGCYLPTVGLITNRVLMLWTSITGGKKVISGMSVEKNEALIFIRELIEAEKLKPVIDRRYPLEQIVEAHRYVDKGHKKGNVVITVK, encoded by the coding sequence ATGAAAGCTATTGTTTATTACAAATACGGTTCACCCGATGTTCTTGAACTCTTAGCGGCAGAGAAGCCCACCCCAAAAGACAATGAAGTACTGATACGAGTCCATGCGACAACAGTAACAGCGGCAGAGAGTATGATGCGAAAGGGCGAGCCACTTTGGGGCAGAATGATCTTCGGGTTTCGAGGGCCAAGAAAAAAATTCAGAATACTTGGGATTGAACTGGCAGGGGAAATAGAATCCGTTGGCAGGAAAGTAAGGCGATTCAAAAAAGGGGACCAGGTTTTTGGATTTGCCGGTTTTAATATTGGCGCTTATGCCGATTACATCTGCCTGCCCGAAAAAAGTTCGCTGGCAGTCAAACCAGCCAATAAGACCTATGAAGAAGCCGTTGCCACAGTTGATGGCGCAACAACATCATTGTTTTTCCTTAGAGACAAAGCAAATATTCAGCACGGACAGAAGGTCCTTATCATTGGCGCATCAGGAAGTATTGGCGTTTATGCAGTACAACTTGCCAAATATTTTGGAGCGGAAGTGACCGGGGTATGCAGTACTACAAATATGGACTTGGTAAAATCTCTGGGAGCGGACAAGGTCATTGATTACACCAAAGAAGATTTCACCAAGAACGGCGAGACATATGACATTATTTTCGATACGGTAGGAAAGAGTTCGTTTTCACATTGCAAAGTTTCGCTAAAGAAAAACGGCTGCTATCTTCCAACTGTTGGCCTGATAACAAACCGTGTTCTCATGTTATGGACTTCGATCACGGGCGGCAAGAAAGTTATCAGTGGAATGTCAGTCGAAAAGAATGAAGCGTTGATTTTCATCAGGGAGCTCATTGAAGCAGAGAAGCTAAAACCGGTAATAGATAGACGCTATCCGTTGGAACAAATTGTCGAAGCCCACCGATATGTTGACAAGGGCCACAAAAAGGGAAATGTGGTGATCACCGTAAAGTAA
- a CDS encoding DUF4386 domain-containing protein, which produces MNTYRMNAVGAGVLYIIGTVAGILSVVVTQSTLGSSDVLGEISVNENPMIIGALLVLTMGLTLAMVSALLFPVLKKQNEVLAIGYVIFRGALETTAYIAMVICWLFLIIVSHEYTASGASNLPYLQTLGDMLLKGNDSISNVLIIIFSLDALMLYYLLYRSKLVPRWISVWGLVAILLHFSTAFLMMFHIVESGMSTAVVIMNLPILLQEMVMAVWFIAKGFNVSAITPEPA; this is translated from the coding sequence ATGAACACATATAGAATGAACGCAGTGGGCGCGGGAGTGTTATACATCATTGGGACAGTGGCGGGTATACTCAGTGTCGTCGTAACGCAATCAACCTTGGGAAGTTCAGATGTTCTGGGGGAAATATCTGTCAACGAAAACCCAATGATCATTGGCGCCTTGCTCGTGCTCACAATGGGACTGACGTTAGCAATGGTTTCGGCTCTGTTGTTTCCCGTTCTCAAGAAACAAAATGAAGTATTAGCAATCGGATACGTTATTTTCAGAGGCGCACTAGAAACAACTGCCTATATCGCCATGGTCATCTGTTGGTTGTTCCTGATCATCGTAAGCCATGAATATACAGCCTCGGGAGCATCCAACTTGCCTTATCTTCAAACCTTGGGAGATATGCTCTTAAAGGGAAACGATTCGATCAGCAATGTTCTGATCATCATTTTCAGTCTCGATGCCTTGATGCTGTATTACCTGCTCTATCGCTCGAAGCTTGTCCCTCGCTGGATATCGGTTTGGGGCCTCGTCGCCATCCTGTTACATTTTTCCACAGCCTTTCTCATGATGTTCCACATCGTGGAGTCAGGCATGTCAACAGCAGTGGTGATCATGAATCTTCCGATCCTTCTTCAGGAAATGGTAATGGCGGTATGGTTCATCGCTAAAGGATTCAATGTTTCCGCGATCACTCCTGAGCCTGCATAA
- a CDS encoding NAD(P)-dependent alcohol dehydrogenase gives MKAITLTEYGSPDVLHLKEMEKPSPKDNEILIKVHAVSINVGDLWARNFKAITPSKFSMPLPLWLPSRLYFGITKPRVNILGSEFAGMVEGTGKDVQRFKKGDRVFGYRGQSMGANAEYLCVPENGTVTTMPSNMSYDEAATVPYGALTAMTLLRKVNIQRGQKVLINGASGGIGSAAVQLAKYYGAEVTGVCGTPRLGFVKALGADKVIDYTKEDFTKNGETYDLIFDIMNKSSFEKCKNSLKPNGIYLLASFKMKQVFQMLQTSKSSGKKVICAFSTETPQDLELIKKLAEEGKIKAIVDKRFPMERAADAHRYVESGNKAGSVVITIAA, from the coding sequence ATGAAAGCAATTACGCTCACAGAATACGGCTCACCCGATGTACTTCATCTCAAAGAGATGGAGAAACCCAGTCCCAAGGATAACGAGATCCTAATCAAAGTCCATGCGGTATCTATCAATGTTGGCGATCTTTGGGCACGCAATTTCAAGGCGATCACACCCAGTAAATTCTCGATGCCACTCCCTCTTTGGCTACCTTCCCGTTTATATTTTGGAATTACAAAACCCAGAGTCAATATTTTGGGAAGCGAATTTGCAGGCATGGTCGAAGGGACAGGCAAGGATGTACAGCGCTTCAAAAAAGGCGACCGAGTGTTTGGGTACCGCGGACAAAGCATGGGTGCCAACGCCGAGTATTTGTGTGTCCCCGAAAACGGGACAGTAACAACAATGCCATCAAACATGAGTTACGATGAAGCGGCAACCGTCCCGTATGGAGCGTTGACCGCCATGACATTACTCCGAAAAGTAAACATTCAACGCGGACAAAAAGTGTTGATCAACGGCGCTTCGGGTGGCATCGGTTCCGCCGCGGTTCAGCTTGCGAAATATTACGGCGCCGAGGTTACCGGTGTATGTGGTACGCCACGGCTGGGATTTGTCAAAGCGTTGGGCGCAGACAAAGTCATTGATTACACCAAGGAAGATTTCACCAAAAATGGCGAGACCTACGACTTGATCTTTGACATCATGAACAAAAGCTCCTTCGAGAAATGCAAGAACTCGCTCAAGCCGAATGGAATTTATCTTCTCGCCAGTTTCAAGATGAAACAAGTCTTCCAAATGTTGCAGACATCAAAGTCGAGCGGCAAAAAGGTTATTTGTGCGTTTTCCACAGAAACACCGCAAGACCTGGAACTCATCAAGAAACTTGCAGAGGAGGGAAAGATCAAGGCGATCGTAGACAAACGCTTTCCGATGGAAAGAGCCGCTGATGCTCATCGATATGTCGAGAGTGGCAACAAGGCAGGAAGTGTGGTCATCACTATCGCCGCATGA
- a CDS encoding GAF domain-containing protein — MTTLRTPVNPFLLPTGEFQTPVCLGDMPLHRYQVPIYTRTETVTSYLDVHPEIPGVILTDRGKLHSVITRSRMFERLGHRYGVELFLRKPIIELQMNLGVSAYPVSSNTRIQDAVQIALKRSPDDVYDPFVVIFDNDDMGLLDIHVLLLAQSHTLQNANNIMGNLARIEQAIRSDAPLDHILDFSLKSLQKVVPFHSAAIHVQELEVLHGLHGSIYPFNRSLYPNDILQAVLNIRQTMQLDDVTSVPAWDSSAPFHEVRSWVGAPLLKQPQAFGVLSVMRHSHSPFSKNEMNVTSAFAELMSKAICNVPVNTVPHSVQWKKQ; from the coding sequence ATGACCACATTACGGACTCCAGTCAATCCATTTTTATTGCCCACAGGGGAGTTCCAAACGCCAGTATGTTTGGGTGACATGCCCTTGCATCGTTATCAAGTACCCATTTATACGAGAACTGAAACAGTCACTTCGTATCTGGATGTGCACCCGGAGATCCCCGGTGTGATTCTCACTGACCGAGGAAAACTTCATAGTGTTATTACCCGTTCAAGGATGTTTGAGCGTTTGGGACATCGTTATGGTGTGGAGTTGTTCCTGCGTAAACCGATCATTGAGCTGCAAATGAATCTTGGCGTCAGTGCTTACCCTGTTTCCAGTAACACTCGTATTCAAGATGCTGTCCAGATTGCGCTAAAACGTTCACCAGACGATGTATATGACCCATTCGTCGTCATATTCGATAATGATGATATGGGATTGTTGGATATACATGTCTTGTTGCTTGCACAATCTCACACATTGCAAAACGCTAATAACATCATGGGTAATCTTGCGCGTATTGAACAGGCCATCCGGTCTGATGCACCCCTTGATCACATTTTAGATTTCTCCTTGAAATCTCTGCAGAAGGTAGTTCCTTTCCATAGCGCGGCGATCCATGTTCAGGAATTGGAAGTTTTACACGGACTGCATGGTTCGATCTATCCTTTTAACCGGTCATTGTATCCAAATGATATTTTGCAAGCTGTGTTAAATATCCGTCAGACCATGCAACTTGATGATGTGACTTCTGTGCCAGCATGGGACTCATCGGCTCCTTTTCACGAGGTCCGTTCGTGGGTTGGGGCTCCGTTATTGAAACAACCTCAGGCATTTGGAGTTCTTTCGGTCATGCGCCATTCTCATTCTCCGTTTAGCAAGAATGAAATGAATGTAACCAGCGCATTTGCCGAGTTGATGAGTAAGGCCATATGTAATGTGCCTGTCAATACTGTGCCACATTCCGTACAATGGAAGAAACAATGA
- a CDS encoding HD domain-containing protein yields the protein MRDIEFAEYEKITRQVSAKELSTLLKVSSCLASTLDLAKVLQISIESVIGSLSLDTGAIYTLEDKILHLGATSPPLPPEMPRGVLSSYLGDHPHIENVVHTKSPVYLYDARIESLSPAEKIVVDSRHLISILYFPLLLKEDVIGVFIVGTTSDTRLFTNDEVDLCYILSYEVSLAIANAQLYKKAQQAVTDLTHTYDATLEGWSRVLDMRDHATDEHTQRVTRLTIALAEKMGIPESEIGHIRRGALLHDIGKMAIPDTILQKPSRLSKAEIAIMRTHPEKAYELLSNIDYLIPALDIPYCHHEKWDGTGYPRKLKGEEIPLSARLFAVVDVYDALTSNRPYRKAWKKEKVLAYIRAQSGKHFFPDAVEAFIELLSDQSAP from the coding sequence ATGAGAGATATTGAGTTTGCAGAATACGAGAAGATCACCAGGCAGGTATCTGCAAAAGAATTGTCGACCCTATTAAAGGTCAGCAGTTGTCTCGCTTCCACATTGGATTTAGCCAAGGTTTTGCAGATCTCGATTGAGAGTGTCATCGGATCACTTAGTTTGGATACAGGCGCAATCTATACGCTTGAAGACAAGATATTGCACCTCGGAGCAACCTCCCCACCCCTGCCTCCTGAAATGCCAAGAGGCGTACTCAGTTCATACCTTGGGGATCATCCACATATAGAAAATGTCGTTCATACAAAATCCCCTGTATATCTCTATGATGCCAGAATAGAATCACTTTCTCCTGCCGAAAAAATCGTTGTTGATTCCCGTCACCTTATTTCAATCCTTTACTTTCCATTACTTCTGAAAGAAGATGTGATCGGCGTTTTCATTGTCGGTACAACAAGTGACACTCGCCTGTTTACCAATGATGAGGTTGATCTGTGCTACATACTTTCATATGAAGTTTCTCTCGCGATCGCAAATGCACAATTGTATAAAAAAGCCCAACAGGCAGTTACCGACCTAACACACACCTACGACGCGACACTTGAGGGATGGTCCCGTGTGCTCGATATGCGAGACCATGCTACAGATGAACATACGCAACGCGTTACCAGATTGACCATTGCTCTGGCAGAAAAGATGGGCATCCCAGAATCTGAAATCGGGCATATTCGAAGAGGCGCTCTTTTGCATGATATCGGGAAGATGGCAATTCCTGATACCATTCTACAGAAGCCAAGCAGGTTATCGAAAGCAGAGATAGCGATCATGCGAACTCACCCTGAGAAGGCCTACGAGCTTCTCTCTAATATCGATTATCTTATTCCCGCATTGGATATTCCTTATTGCCACCATGAAAAATGGGATGGGACGGGGTATCCCCGTAAACTAAAAGGGGAAGAGATTCCGTTATCCGCGCGGCTCTTTGCTGTAGTAGATGTCTATGATGCGCTCACATCCAATCGCCCCTATCGGAAAGCCTGGAAGAAAGAAAAGGTTCTAGCCTATATTCGAGCGCAATCGGGAAAACACTTCTTTCCTGATGCTGTTGAGGCTTTTATTGAGTTACTCAGCGATCAATCTGCGCCTTGA
- a CDS encoding VIT1/CCC1 transporter family protein, with the protein MTNITTQQDKSTLIEQVRLHDHHDPHHGEFRLSEVILGGQDGLVNTLGVILGVAAATSDARIVIAAGLAATFAESISMGAVAYTSTLAENDLYHSEREREYRHIHLAPDVEVEEIRDIYRKKGFEGETLDKIVDVITSNPDVWVNVMMSEEFQLTPPEKSKAFNSAMLVGFSALAGSFIPLFPFFFLNVNLSIIISIIIAALTLFAVGVYKARVTVGKPFRSGMEMALIGTLSALAGYVVGWLFKVPTVP; encoded by the coding sequence ATGACAAACATAACCACACAACAAGATAAAAGCACATTGATCGAACAAGTCCGCCTTCATGACCATCATGATCCGCATCATGGTGAGTTCCGTCTTTCAGAAGTGATCCTTGGAGGGCAGGATGGACTTGTCAATACCCTCGGCGTCATCCTGGGTGTTGCGGCGGCCACATCAGATGCGCGCATCGTCATTGCGGCAGGGCTGGCGGCCACCTTTGCTGAATCCATCTCGATGGGCGCGGTTGCGTACACATCCACGCTGGCCGAGAATGACCTGTATCACAGCGAGCGCGAACGCGAGTATCGCCACATCCATCTTGCGCCAGATGTAGAGGTTGAAGAGATCCGCGATATTTATCGGAAAAAAGGCTTTGAAGGTGAGACGCTCGATAAGATCGTGGATGTCATCACATCCAACCCTGATGTGTGGGTCAATGTGATGATGTCGGAGGAGTTCCAGTTAACGCCACCCGAGAAATCCAAAGCCTTCAACTCTGCCATGCTGGTTGGATTCTCTGCGCTGGCAGGCTCTTTCATCCCCCTCTTCCCGTTCTTTTTCTTGAACGTGAATCTGAGTATCATCATCTCGATCATTATCGCCGCCCTGACCTTGTTCGCAGTCGGCGTATACAAAGCCCGCGTAACCGTCGGCAAGCCCTTCCGCAGTGGAATGGAAATGGCACTCATCGGCACATTGAGCGCACTGGCTGGCTACGTAGTAGGCTGGCTATTCAAAGTGCCAACAGTGCCGTGA
- a CDS encoding cation transporter has protein sequence MQNRSSLTKFAWLSIAAAVATIALKTGAYFLTGSVGLLSDAIESLVNLAGAIMALLMLIIAARPADDDHVYGHSKAEYFASVTEGILILGAAIGIMVTAVQRLLDPRPIEQLGLGLVVSIVASLINFIVSRILLKSGKERQSISLEADAHHLMTDVWTSVGVIGGVAVAGFTNWQILDPIVAIIVALNIVWTGFQLVRRSISGLMDEVLPAEEQKLIETVMAKYRERGVDFHALRTRQAAARRFMSVHVLVPGEWTVHDAHHVAEDFENDIRATLGGVITVFTHLEPAEDELSMDDMYLDR, from the coding sequence ATGCAAAACCGATCTTCCCTCACAAAATTTGCGTGGTTGTCCATCGCGGCGGCAGTCGCAACCATCGCACTAAAGACAGGTGCATATTTTCTAACAGGCTCCGTCGGCTTGCTATCAGATGCCATCGAATCACTTGTCAATCTGGCTGGCGCCATCATGGCTTTGTTGATGCTCATTATCGCGGCGCGTCCCGCAGACGATGACCACGTCTACGGTCACAGCAAGGCAGAATATTTTGCCAGCGTGACCGAGGGCATCTTGATCCTGGGCGCCGCCATCGGCATCATGGTTACGGCAGTGCAAAGGTTGTTGGATCCGCGCCCCATCGAACAATTAGGGTTGGGCTTGGTCGTATCCATTGTCGCTTCGCTGATCAACTTTATCGTCTCACGTATCTTGTTGAAATCTGGCAAAGAACGGCAATCCATTTCGCTGGAGGCCGATGCGCATCACCTCATGACCGATGTGTGGACTTCCGTCGGCGTCATCGGTGGTGTTGCCGTTGCGGGTTTCACCAACTGGCAAATCCTCGACCCCATCGTTGCCATCATCGTAGCACTCAACATCGTTTGGACAGGCTTCCAGCTCGTGCGTCGTTCGATCTCAGGTCTTATGGATGAGGTCTTGCCCGCAGAGGAACAAAAGCTGATCGAGACTGTGATGGCCAAATATCGCGAAAGAGGCGTGGACTTCCATGCCTTACGTACGCGTCAAGCCGCCGCACGCAGGTTCATGTCGGTGCATGTACTTGTACCCGGCGAATGGACCGTCCACGATGCGCATCACGTTGCGGAGGATTTCGAGAATGATATTCGGGCAACACTGGGTGGAGTGATCACGGTCTTCACGCACCTTGAGCCCGCTGAAGATGAACTTTCTATGGATGATATGTATCTGGATCGTTGA
- a CDS encoding nuclear transport factor 2 family protein: MYHAIMRSKVREVFDQLNEGKYDLILTNLAPKFEHWFIGEHALSGLRTSLPVTRQWYERLYQIFPNIHFDIKNIVVQGAPWDTTVTVEWDDSYTLLNGKKRSNLGVHIIHFKWFKADSIRIYCDTKLLLANLAIQAEGGVADVALPPLIG; encoded by the coding sequence ATGTATCACGCCATCATGCGCTCAAAAGTACGTGAGGTGTTCGACCAACTCAACGAAGGAAAATACGACCTGATCCTTACCAATCTTGCGCCAAAGTTCGAGCACTGGTTCATTGGCGAGCATGCTCTTTCGGGCTTGCGCACCTCCCTGCCCGTAACACGCCAATGGTACGAGCGGTTGTATCAAATTTTCCCAAACATCCACTTTGACATCAAAAATATTGTCGTGCAGGGTGCGCCATGGGATACAACTGTCACCGTCGAGTGGGATGATAGTTACACCCTTCTCAATGGCAAGAAAAGGTCAAATCTTGGTGTACACATCATCCACTTCAAATGGTTCAAAGCGGATTCCATCCGCATCTACTGTGACACAAAACTGCTTCTCGCTAATTTAGCGATCCAGGCTGAGGGCGGGGTTGCAGATGTCGCATTGCCCCCTCTAATCGGATAA
- a CDS encoding DUF2214 family protein, whose product MASAFMAFLHHLSAFTLVASVIYEFIAYRKGLTIEEARRVQRADMAYGISAGILLVVGLLRVYFFEKGPAFYTQSPFFWVKMAAFVIVGLLSIDPTIRYLKWNKTVKANIAPEITDSEFKRTRILLTLEVIGLAVIMFSAAFMARGIGM is encoded by the coding sequence ATGGCATCCGCATTCATGGCATTTCTGCATCACCTATCCGCGTTTACGTTGGTGGCAAGTGTGATCTATGAATTCATCGCCTATCGTAAAGGCTTGACCATTGAAGAGGCGCGCCGCGTCCAGCGCGCAGATATGGCATATGGTATCTCGGCTGGCATTTTATTGGTCGTAGGTTTATTACGCGTCTATTTCTTTGAAAAGGGGCCTGCCTTTTACACCCAAAGTCCATTCTTTTGGGTGAAGATGGCGGCGTTCGTTATCGTAGGATTACTATCCATTGATCCAACCATCCGTTACCTAAAATGGAACAAGACCGTGAAAGCGAACATTGCTCCAGAGATCACTGACAGCGAATTCAAACGAACTCGTATTCTGCTTACGTTGGAAGTGATCGGGTTGGCTGTCATCATGTTCTCAGCAGCGTTCATGGCGCGCGGGATCGGAATGTAG